The genomic interval tggtccaaaaccattaataataaataaaatattaaatatattattgacGTTAATCAACAGAAACAAACGATTTGAAACTTTtcataattattcaataaaggTTGTAATAGAAAATGAACAGAAGTGTTACATTTGAAATTGAGTGGATtatgataatgataatgataatgataatagATGGTCGTGTTAGCGATGGTTATGGCCACTGCACATGTGCGGTCGCGGTGTCGTCTGCTGTGTCAGTTGCTGAATTACCGACTGTCGGTCGGTTTTTGGGAAATTTACCTATCGGCggtattgtcaaataatcaatgGACTACGAGGAGGAACAATCTGCCGAGTTGGATACGCTCGCTTCCATCTACTGCGATGACATGGAAAGTAAGATAGTATTATTGATGAATATGAttatcgatatatatgtatatatgacagTACTGTTTCACAATTTTGTATTGTAGTTTTAAGCGCGGAGGCGCCTCGGCGTGTGAGACTGACTGTGAGGTCTGCGGACGACGATGGGGAAGAACGACAAGTGTGGTGTGCGATGGTGTTCGAACCACCACTAAAGTACCCCGATGAACCGCCTCTATTACTACTGGAAGAAACGCAAAACCTCGATGACGAAGACCAACAACGTCTAGTCGACCATCTAATGTCTATGGTATGACTCTTATAGTATCCTATTGCCTActatatgttacatatgtatatatcatatttcTCTCAAGCTAAGCTGTAATAATTACTTTGCTCAGTGATAAGAATGAATAAAAAGTATTGGAagtgtacatattacatagacGCAGAATGAATattctgaaatataaaaatgttaggTTCTCAAAATTGAAACCCAGGTAAATTTTACTGTATCTATATGGATACACACAGATAAAATATACGATTGTgaaaacatttcatttaaaaaaaaaaattcaatgttaACCCTTTTCTTCTTATGACTAAACAAATTCGGTTAATTATTCTTCCAATTATGAAAAAACTTGGGTTATATcgaaatctatgtatatttaaatattttattaactagCTCTCATCCATTTTATTAATAGGCAGAGGAAAATTTAGGTATGGTTATGATATTCACTCTAGTGGCAGCTGCGCAAGAGTGGCTGGATAATAAATCtgatgaattaaaaaaagtaaaagaagaaggagcattaaaaaaattaagagcTGAAGAAGAGGCCGAAATGGttagtaaaatatatttcttatgtAAAACTCTCGTTTCATTTTGGGAACTAAATTGCATGAGTTTAATTGTCATTTTCAGAAAAGGTTTGAAGGAACTAGGGTCTCAGTTGAATCTTTTCTAGCGTGGAAAactaattttgaaattgaaactgGCATCGTACTTAGAAGAGAAAAAGATTTAAAAGATAGTAGAAAACTAACAGGAAAGGAATTATTCTTAAGAGACACAACACTAAATGAATCTGATCTTAAATTCTTAGATGATGGTAATTATTTTCTCATTATTATGAGAAATTGTAGTATTTGTGAATAATACTGTTAATAATACGTGTGTATTTGCAGGAGACGCTGTCAAAGTGGATGAGTCATTATTTCAAGATGTTGATGATCTCGATTTATCAGAAGAAGATGACGACTGTGATAATTATAAAGATTAAGTCAAtattaattgtacatattttaaaataatgtatgaatatttttttatttataaaactacTATAAGAATTgaagttttattaataaaatcatgTGTAATGAAAGAtagtacaaaaatataaattggaaTGCAATACAAACTAGCGAGTACAACTTTACCATCATTTCCATTAACTGATAATTTTGGTTAACTTCGAGTTTATCGATAATTTTCAATatcataaaatgtttttattttcgctTTGTTTTTTTCATGTGGTATTTTCCGGGCAAAATACAATATTTGCAATACAGAAATCAAAGTATATCAAAACAGTTTTAACATCATGAATTTCAGACATAGGCTATTACTAGTTTACAGGTTTTGAACAAACgggatgatatatgtatatgagtatgCTTTTCGTACTCTGGCATTAAAAATATCCAATTTCAAACCTTTTTTTAAAGCTGAAATATACGGAAAAAGATTATATTTGAGTTGATATTGATCTTATGTAAAGCGGTTTAGCATGGTCAACTAACTATTCCGCCTTGTTACTGGTAAACCGGTAATAAACACTCCaatatttatgttaaaaataaaatagaactaAAAAATCTTTGAGAATCGTTTATTTTCatagaaattataaacaattgaaataaaatattgcacaaTTACCATGAACAGTCCACCAAACACTTATTTATATTAACTAataagtatttatgtgaatttcatgattaaattattcgaaaaagaagaaatgtcaatAAAACAATTATACACATCTATCTAGTAAACGTAAAATGTATTTACTGGAAACATACAATTCCTCCACAGAACTTctttttaattaacatattgtcttttgtattataatttttctaagGAATGTGAAACCAGGCCTTATGTATGACAACACATTGAGTCTGGTATCTGGTTGGATTATTAAACGccacattatttaatttaaagtgtTATTAATGCCTCGGgttatggtatgtatgtatattaattaaaatacatatgtacatacaaccacttacatttttacaaggtttatattagctTCATTACTCAAACTTGACTTAGgtgcatactacatatgtatgtgaagaaAAAGGTTCCGTGATAAATTATCACAAGACATTTTCACAAATCAACGATGCAATGTTTAAGAATAACCACGAAACAATGAAAACTCgatttgcatttaataataaacaaataattttcaCAATGTATTTTCCTCGTGTGGAATTGTCTGGTTTCCAAAGAAAAACCATcaaagtacatatatcacacatgtattattataaaagtaaattgcAAAATgtttaatacacatttaaaaatcgtaacgtattatattttaaataaattttgcaacCGAATACCATTCAATGCTATTTCCAAAATACGCtttcaatcataaaaaaacacattaagctaaggaatgtacatatgtaatatgtatgcatttgtaaaCAAGTTGTAATTAACTAAAACATTCTTTTATGAGTCTTATTTtgccaataatattatattttataggtaATAAAAATCAGTCCTGCATATACGATGATTATTTTGGACGGTTTaccatatattaattaaataattactataaatattcataCGATTAAAATATTCCTTCTTTGACTTAAATATTCGCTAAAAACCgtccaaattaaatttataaaatgagaAACGTAAATATATGTAGCTATTTATAACAAAAACTTTCTATTTTAGGCTACAAgaacataaaaatgaattatttcatttacaaaaaaaaaaactttgtgcAGAATAAATCAAATACTTGTGTTCAAAAgctattaatcattaaattaaattgttaatcTATTTATTTTCTTCCACTAATTGTACTAATTAATAAAGATTAACTActcacagtacaacaatacaaaaATTCTAATGTTCAATAAATCTATCACATACAAAACTATACATTCAAACatggataataatattttaacttatttaacaaaaatatatttacaattatcaATTTTCAGACGAACGAATTGAAATTGAGAAAcaacaaaatcaatgaattggaaatgatttttttcagaaaaccattgtaagtttaatttaaattaataatacggAGAAGTTTGATAACAGCTTGATAAATAACATTTCGTATAACACATTTAAGTTTTATAATGGTCTATTGTTAATGAGATTCAAAAAAAGTAATTGTTTCAATAATAGATAACTCCACTCGTTGCAATGAATAATTCCATTTACAATGgtatataaacattatttacaactagataattgaaaataaatgtatttgatATGTTAGAAAGGTAATACTATGTTTTGCTATATTTAATCGTCAACatgttaataaaaatgtatccattttcaattattaaataaaaatacaatgaaaaataaaaaaaattatgtatataccagacgGAGTGAATCTATCtttcttgtaaaaattattatataatacaataaattaaataaaatcaatctgtttaatataataacaataattttattttctttaaaatattttaaaattaaaaattgtatcaaCTTTCATTTCCTCCTTTTTATGTTACAAGATAACGAGgaaacatgtataatattagtGAGGATGTTCCAGTAGTTGTAACACACactatacgtacataatttTACAAACTTTCAAATCACTTTTTTTCACATGAAATACAAAGCACAACATTTATTTTTGACGTtcagttttattatataatatttaaaacaaacacTTATAGAAAATTTCTTTGCTatctattttacataaataagcaaaatttattttttctgtatAAACGGCCTTTACATTTTAAGATAATCTTTGGCAAAAAACACGACTTAAAATGTATGTGTCTCTTAGTACACGTGACTTTTTAGGCTCGAGATTAATTCTATTATAATTCTTATTTTAAACGCTGAGTCACATTGGCGAGTGCAACTGCAAATGCTTGCAATGCTGAAAATGGGTATTGAAAGTCCAACGTATAAGCATTTCCATCAATTCTTCCAAACTGCATTACCTgtgaatacaaaaataaatatacatacatacataggtacaatttctttttaaaataataatattcaaatcatTAGTTTCAGAATAGACCTGTTTTCCtctaaattcaatttgaaaatttttcgcaGACTCTTGAGTGACTCTGCCTCCAAAATCAAGCTGATAAACTTGACTGCTCTCATTCCACATGGGTGCTTTGTTATGCATCACAAATTCTCGCCGGACAGGAGTACTTGGCTGCGTCAACCAACCACTACCGCTACCGATTGGTTCTATCTTCCCTCGCTTTAACTGTAaagtcattttaaattcattatttcaTTTCTACTAGACGCCGTAAAGGATTTGAAACgcatgttttattttacatcacCTTTTGTCTTAGTTGAGCCTTTTGGAATGTTTCAAGATCTCGATAATTCTTTCCATTGACAACCTCATCGCCAGAAAATGTACCCACTTCGTCATCAGAGCTTTCTTGGTTTTTACTCTTATTTCTTCGTCTACCCAACAACGGTGAATTTAGAATGTGTTT from Arctopsyche grandis isolate Sample6627 chromosome 9, ASM5162203v2, whole genome shotgun sequence carries:
- the LOC143917493 gene encoding RWD domain-containing protein 1 isoform X2, whose product is MDYEEEQSAELDTLASIYCDDMEILSAEAPRRVRLTVRSADDDGEERQVWCAMVFEPPLKYPDEPPLLLLEETQNLDDEDQQRLVDHLMSMAEENLGMVMIFTLVAAAQEWLDNKSDELKKVKEEGALKKLRAEEEAEMKRFEGTRVSVESFLAWKTNFEIETGIVLRREKDLKDSRKLTGKELFLRDTTLNESDLKFLDDGDAVKVDESLFQDVDDLDLSEEDDDCDNYKD
- the LOC143917493 gene encoding RWD domain-containing protein 1 isoform X1, encoding MDYEEEQSAELDTLASIYCDDMEILSAEAPRRVRLTVRSADDDGEERQVWCAMVFEPPLKYPDEPPLLLLEETQNLDDEDQQRLVDHLMSMAEENLGMVMIFTLVAAAQEWLDNKSDELKKVKEEGALKKLRAEEEAEMKRFEGTRVSVESFLAWKTNFEIETGIVLRREKDLKDSRKLTGKELFLRDTTLNESDLKFLDDGNYFLIIMRNCNAVKVDESLFQDVDDLDLSEEDDDCDNYKD